The nucleotide sequence GAGTCGTGCCCTCGCCCTCGTTCATCCCGTGACCTTCCCCTCTCGCTTCATCACACCGTTGATATCGTCGAGAGCCTTCCCGCGGGAGCGGCGCCGCCGCCCAGCCCGGGGATCAGGTTCCTGTGTCTCGATTCCACGAAACGCTCCAGGGCGGCCCGGTCGGCGGGATAGCCGGCCTCGCCGAGAGCCCAGTGGAGCCTCTGGAGCAGGATTGCGTCTCCGGTCCTCCGGAATGCCTCGATCCACTGGTCGATGGCCGCGCTCCTGCGGCCGAGCCTCCAGAGCGCGGTGGCGGAGATGTCGGCAGCCTCGGCTCCGGCGTCATCTCCTCCGGGAAGGGCGGCGAGCGCCTCTGCGGCCCTGCCGGAGAGGAGCAGATCCCTGGCGGCGGAGAGCCCGGTCCCGGAAGCGGAGGATCTCTTCTTCTGGAGACCACCCCTGACCAGCGACAGCATCTTGTCGTCCATCCTCGACCAGGCGGCCTCCGCCGCCTCCGGCATCATGCCGGCCGAGACGAGGAGCTTCACCAGGTCGAATGAAGGCGGGACCGGCGGGGAGGAGGCCTTCCACTTCTCGTACCCCGCGCGGGCTATGTCGCCGAGCATTCCCCCGCCGCCGCCGCCGGCGTCCAGCAGGAGCTCGCCGAAGCCCAGCAGCCTCTCTATCTCGAGACCCGAAGCGAGGACCGCGCCTGCCGCGGCCGAAACTTCGGCTGCAGGCGCGCGGCCGTTTCTCAGATCCTCCCCGAGCCTCCCCTCGACCGCCTTCTCAATCACTGAACGGTCGCGGACGGAGTTCCAGAACTCCATCCGTGTAATCCTGCCATCGTGGGTGTCTTCGAGGAGGCGTTCGGCCGCGGTGGTGCGCCAGGCTCCGATGCCGTCGCATGCGAGCTTCTTGAGGACGGCCGTCTCCATGTCGCGCATGTCGCAGGCCGCGAAGACTCCAGCGAGGTGCGACATCGCCTCGTCGTCCCTGCCGGCCTGCCACTGTTCGAGGGCGCGTTCGGCAAGCGTGCGGGAAACCGGCACGCTCAGACCCTGACGCCTCCTCATGGTATCGGAGAAGGCCGCCGCATTGGCGGTGGCTATGGCGCACACCGCCTTGAGGGAGGGACCGCCGCCCTTCCTCAGGAGAGCGGTCGAAGCCAGCGAGGGGTCCGCCAGCACCGCCTTGACCAGGAGCGCATCGGGATCCAGCTGGAGCTGGTAGCGGTCGGAGAGCTCGGCGGCATACGCCAGGCACTGGCCGGATCCCCTCTCGCTGCCGCTGGATTCGCAGATGGCGGCTATCTCCGCGGCCTTCCCCGCGTTCATCTCTAGCACCATGGACGAGAACCTGCGGAGCCGGTCGAAGTCGTCGGACAGCGCTGCCGCCCTCACGAGCATGAGAGGAGCGTCGACCATGCCGGGGCTGGCATGTGCGAGCTGCTCGAGGAGGTCGGTCACGCCGGGCGAGGTCAGGACGGGCTGGAGCCAGGCGCAGGCTTCCGAATACCGCCCGTTCGTGGCCGAGGCCTTCGCCAGGAACATCCTGACCTGTGCACCGTGTTTTCCCGGATCGTCGAGAAGAGTCTCCAGGACGGCCGATGCAAGACCGCTTGTGCGCCTGTCGTCCACTACGTCGCCGAGATGGGTCAGCCCGCCCTCGATGTCGCCGGCCGAGATGCGCCTGCAGAATTCCGCCAGTCCCGTGAGGGCCGGATCCTTGATGTCCGAGGAACCCAGGGCGCCGCCGGCGAGGGCCAGCTTTCCCTCGGCGAGGAAGGCGCGAAGCCTGAACAGCACCTCGGCCGGGGGGTCGCCCCAGGCGAGCCTGGAGACGAGGTCCATCCTCCAGACGTCGGATCCGCTCGTGCGGAGGATGATGTCGGCCGCGGTCTTCGCGGCTCCGGTGTCGGCGAATATGGGCAGCAGGACCTCGAGGCTGAGCCTGGCGAGCGATGTATCGGGCAGCACGGAGACCTGGCCGGCCACGGCGGGTGCCAGGTTCGCGTCCGAACAGGCCTTGATCAGCCAGGTGTCGGCCTTGTCGAACATGTTCCGGGAGATGGCGGCCACGGCGCCCAGCAGGGCCTCCTGGGGGGTCTCGGGCGAGAATCCCGACGCCAGGAGCTCGTCGGCCCTGCGGATGTGCAGGTTCGACTCCCTGATGTCCTCGAGGCCGCGTTCGGGCACGGTTTCGCCCGCAAGAAGGAGGGAGAACCAGTCGGATGCGGCCTCCCCCTCGCGACCCGCCACTCCACGCACGGATGCCCTCATCCTGCGGAGGCCGGGATACTGCTCCATCAGCCCGTCGAAGTGGCTCAGGACATGGACGATGTCCTCGCGCGACTTCCTGTCCTTGCGGTCCTGGAGGTGCTGCATGGTGGCCGCAGCCTCTGACTCCCTGCCGCGGACCTGCATCGTGACGGCCAGCAGGGTGAGCACTTCGGCACTGTTCTTGTCCTTGAGGAGCAGCTTCTGGATCATCCCCTGGACCCACTCGGGATCTCCGGCCACGAGCCGGCACAGGGCGGAGACCGCGTCGGAGACGGTTCCGCGCTCTGTCATGAACTCCGCGAGCTTCCTGGCGATGCTGTCGTCCCTGTCGATGCCCTGGTCGAGGAAGGCCGCGGCGGTCTCCCCAAGGGGGCTGGACGCCGCATCCTCGCAGGTGAAGGCCTTCTCGAGGGAATCCAGCGCACTGGTGTTCTCTCCGCGGTCCTTCTTGTATCTGGCCATGAGGAGATGCGGGCGGGCGTTCGCCTGGGCCTTCGAGACGAGGTCGCGCAGGGCGGCTTCGAAATCGAGCGTCCTGTCGCCCTCCTCGAAGAGGCGCTCGAGCTCCCGCGCGGCGTCGTCGAAGCGCTCGGCGGAGGCGAGGAGCCTGACGAAGTAGATCCTGCTCTTGTTCGTGAGGTCGAGGGGGATCAGATCCTTCTCGACGACGGCGAGAGTGCTGTTGACGATGTCCACCGGCGCCTCGAAGAGGTCCGGGAGGTTGCGCAGGGCCAGCTCGGCGTTCTCGAACGCAAGGTACACCCTGACGAGATAGAGCACTCCGAGAGGGTCGCGGGCGTCGCCCTTCCTCGTGGCGATCCATTCCACCACGGACGGGATCCTCTCGTCGGCCCTGGCGGACTTCTGGGCTGCGCGGAGAAGCGTATCCAGGGCCTCCTGCACCCTGCCCTTGCGGAACTGGGCGAGGCTCCACCCGACGTACCTGTCGATGTCGCCCTCGAGCAGCTTGTCGGTGGCGAACCGCTCGGCGCTCCTGGCACCGGACTCCAGGGCGTCGAACAGCTTGGTCTCGGCGGATCTGTCGACCCGGTTCAGCAGTTCTATCGCACCGGTGTAGTCGCGCTGGCGCAGCTTGATCTGCCACAGGGTCCGGAGCAGCTCGAAGGACCGGGGGAAGTCGGCCTGCCTGTCCTCGAGCAGTCTGACGACCGGCGTGGCCAGGTCCCTGTGGAGACGGATGATCTCCTCGCCGGCCCTGGCCGACAGGTCGGGATACCCGATGTCCATGAGGAAAGCCACGAGTTCGCGGGCCAGTTCCGGCGTCTCGAGAAGTATCTTGAGATCCTGCTCGACCTTGGTGGCGGCCTGGTCGACGTTTCCGGAGTCAGCCATGGACTTGATGACCTTGAAGAGCCTTCTCTGCTTGCTTTCGAATAGAGCCATCGCGATCCTACTCCACTACCCGGATCACGAGAACCTGGCCGATCCTCAGATTGTTTCCGGACATCTGGTTGAGAGCCTGGATCTGCTCGACCGAAACGCCGTACCTGATCGAGAGGTCCCAGAGCGTGTCGCCCTGGACGACCGTGTGCGTAACACCAGCATCGGCGGACTGCGCCGCCGAGGAGGGGGCGGGGGCGGGAGCCGCCCCGGCCCCGGCCGGAGGCGTCCCCCTCAGGAGGATCCGCTGCCCGGGATGTATGATGGCATCCCGGGACATCTCGTTCCAGCCGGCGACCTCCGCCGAGCTGGCGCCGACGGTCTGGGCGATGCCGCTGAGGGTGTCGCCCGACCGGATGGTGTAGTAGAAGTAGCCCTCGTTCTCGCCGCTCTCGACATTCACCGGGATCGATTCGGGCTCGGGGAGGACGAGCCTCGTGCCAGGCACCAGGGACGCCGTCGGGTTGGCGGCCCGCAGATCGGCGTTTTCGACACCGAGAGCGAGGGAGATCGAATCCCACGTGTCGCCCTCCCCGACCTGGTATCCGCCGGTGTCCATCGTCCATGCCGTCGAATAGGCGGCCGAGGCTGCCTGGGCGGGGACAATCATCTCCCAGCCGTCGCCGTAGGAAGGGGTCCGCTCGTTCAGGAACTCGCGGTTCAGCATCACGAGGCTCTCCGGGGGGATGCCGGCCGAGGCGGCCAGCAGCCTGAGGTCGAGGCCCGGTGGAGCCCAGATGACGGCCAGCGAATCGCCGGTCATGTCGACGGACTGGTAGGCCCGCAGAGCGTTGGCGAACCTGGGCACGAAGCTGCGCGTCTCACCCGGCAGATCGAGGTTCTCGAGCGACGTCGTCCCGCGCGAGGATGCCCTCTGGACGGCCCCCTCGCCGCAGTTGTAGGCTGCGAGTGCCAGGCCCCAGCTCCCGAAGAGGCCGTGCAGGTACTGCAGATACCTGGCCGCGGCCCTGGTCGATGCCGTCCAGGAGTATCGCTCGTCGATCTCGGAGTCCATGCGGAGATCGAGCTGCGTCCCGGTGCCGCGCATGATCTGCCACGGGCCCGCCGCCCCGGCGCTCGAGTAGCAGCCCACCTGGTAGCTGCTCTCGATCCAGGGCAGGGCGGCCAGCTCACGCGGGACCCCCTCGTCCTGGAGGATCTTCTCGACGAGCTTCGCTATGCCGGGAGAGCCGGGGAACCGGTCGGGCCTGTATGTGATGTCGCTCCGGTCCGCCAGCGTCATGGGGAACTCGTCGGCCGGGGCCCAGTCGACCGAGGATCTCGCACCTCCGATGATCCCCGGGAGGGGTACGGCCGTTATCGAACCGCCGTCGCGGGCTACCTCCGACCTCCTGTAATCGATTATCCTGGTGCCCGAGCAGGCCGATGCGAGCAGAACCGCGGCGATCATGGAAACGGTTGTGCGGTTCGGACTCGTGATCCTCACAGTCGCATTCCGGGGGTGGATCTGATGCGGATAGGTGTCGTGGGAGCGACAGGTCTCGTCGGGAGGGAGATGGCCCGCATCGTGCGCGATCGGTTCGATCTCCCAGCATCGTCCTTCCTCGCGTTCGCCTCCGGATCCTCCGAGGGCAGGACCGTGCCCTACGGCGATGCCGAGGTGCGTGTCTCCGCGTTCACCGACGAAGCGGTGGGTGCGGGCGATTTCCTGCTCGGCGCCACGGCCGCCGAGGCTGCCGGGGAATGGGTTCCGCGGGCCGTTGCCAGGGGCGCCGTCGTGATCGACAACTCCTCCAGATACAGGATGGATCCCGGAGTCCCTCTCGTGGTCACCGAGGTGAACCCCGGGGCAGTCCCGGCCGGGTGCAGGCTCATAGCCAACCCGAACTGTTCCACGATACAGCTCGTGGTGGCCCTGGCGCCGCTCGCCGCGGCGTTCGACATCGAATGGGCCGCCGTTTCCACGTACCAGTCCGTCTCGGGGGGAGGCTCGCCCGCCCTCGCGGAGCTCGAAAAGGAGGAGAAGGGGCTCTCCGGGAGAAGCAGGGGTGAGATGTACCACCGGAACGTCCTCACCTCGATCGGATCCCTGGACGGGGACCTCTACTGCGAGGAGGAGAGCAAGCTCTCGCGGGAGACGGCCAAGATCATCGGGAAGAGCTTCCCCGTGTTCCCGGCCTGCGCCAGGGTGCCGGTGCGCGTGGGACACCTCGAATCCGTCACCATCAGGTTCAGGGAGAGGATCGAAGTCTCCGCGGTCTGCGGGGTTCTCTCCGGGGCACCCGGAGTGGTGCTCCTCGGGCAGGGCCTCGCGCCGGCGGAGGTCGAGGGCAGGGACGGCGTGCATGTCGGTCGCGTGAGGAGGAGCCCCTCCGACGGATCCGTGATCCAGATGTGGATCACGGCCGACAACGTGAGGAAGGGCGCCGCCCTCAACGCAGTCCAGATACTCGAGATGATCCTCGGGGGCAGGATGTGACACAGACGGCCTCCGTGACGGCATCGCCACAGGCTCCGCGACCTTCCGGGCGGATCGCCTAGAGGTCGAGGTCGTCGTCCACCAGGTCGAAGTCCTCGTCCAGCGGCTCCTCTTCGTCGAGCGAACTGCCGCAGTTCTCGCAGAAGAGCTTCTGTGGAGGATTGACGTGGCCGCAGGAAGGGCACTTGGTCTCGGAACCGGCTGACGGCTCCTCCTCGATCTCCTCGTCGATCTCGAGATCCACCGGCTCCTCGACGGGGGCCTCCTTGGCGGCCCTGGAAGCCGAGGCCGACTTGCGGGCCGAGGTGGCTTCGTCGACGTCCTTGAGAACCTTGTTGAGATCGCCCAGCTCCGAGCGCAGTTTCTCGAGCTCGGCTCCGGTGGCGGCCCTGGAGTGCCTGGCGTCCTCGAGTTCGGCGCGGAAGGACCCGTCGTTGGCGTCGTATTCCTTCAGCTTCGCCCTGAGGTTGAGCTCGTCGACCTTGTCGCTCTCCTCGGTGTAGCGACGCTCCCTCTGCTCGATCTCCTTCTTCAGCTCCGCGACCTTGCCCTCGAGGGTCCCCCTCTCGGCGGAGATCGAACTGAGGACGCTGTCGAGCTGGTCCTGATAATCCTGCCGGATCCTCTTGTAAACCCTCTCGTTGGTTTCTGCCTTCAGCTTCTCCAGGTTGGCCAGCCTGTCGGCGAGCTCGGTACGGCTGGACAGCAGCTCCTGGATCTTCTCCTCAAGAACCTCCGCCATGTCAACTCCTCTCGAGGGACTGATGGACCTGCAGAAGCAGGCAGGGGCTCACGCCTATTGTCCTGGTCCGAGTCCGGCCGCGGACGCGGACGCCCGCAGTTCACGTAGTCAATATACTTTTTGTTCCGGTGTCAAGGAGTGTATCAGCGCGGCGAGCACCGTGAAGGGTTCACCCCCCGTCTTCAGCTTATGGTCGGAGGACGCCAGGGCTTCCGATGCGATCCATTGCGGCGGGACCGACGTCTTCGCCGCAGCATCGGCAAGACGGTCCGAGGCGCCCCGGGGCAGGCCGGTCTCCCTCTCGATCTCCCTCCGCCCGCCGCCGGAGGCGAGTATCGACCTCGCGGCCTCGAGCTTCTCCCACTGTCTCTGGATCAGCGCCAGCAGAGCGACCGGCTCCTCCCCGGCCTGCAGAAGCCTCCATGCAAGGGCCAGTGCGCGCCCCCTGCGCCCCGACCAGATCTCGTCCGCCAGATCGAACACGCCGGGGTCCGCGACTCCGGTGAGGAGCCCCGCCATCTCGGCCTGGGACAGAGTCCTGCCGCCGGAGAAGACGGCAGCGGTCCTCACGGCGTCGTCGAGCCTCGACAGGCTGCCTCCGGCCCAGGCCACCAGGGCGCTCCTGCTCCCGGCTGTGAGCGCGAGACCGTGCTCCCCTGCCAGCAGGTCGCACCACCTGGGCATGTCCCTCTCGAAAGGATCCCAGCATACATAGGAGACGGCTCCGGGGAGCCCGTCCAGGGATGCGTTGAAGGAGTTGCGGAGCGCTGTCTCGGTGGATTCGACGAGGATGGCGTCCACCCGTCCGGAAGCCGAAGCGGCCTCGACGAGTTCGCGCCTGACGGCGGCCGGCAGCCTGTCGGCCTCCGGAAGCCTCAGGAGCCTGCCGGGGGCGAACAGCGAGGGCTCCTCGAGCATCCTCGTGATCAGGCCGGGTTCGGCCTCGTCGGGAGGAACGGCTCCATACTCGAATCCGAGTTCGGAGCAGAACCGTCTCCTCACCGCGTCCCTCACCCTCGAGAGCTGCACCTGCTCGGTTCCACAGGCGAGGAAGACCGATCCCGGACCTGCCTTCCCGACGCTGTCCATGAAGCCCTGAAGCGAAGAAGCCTTCAATATCCCTCCGCAGGCTTGCCCTGCCGACCTCCCGTCCTTATTGTTGCGGATCAATCGCGGACGGCGGCCAACAATCGGGAGATAAAGATGCTGACCTGGTTTCGAGACAACGCGAAGATATTCCTCATAGCCATAATTGTCACTTTCGTGGTCCTCATCTTCGTCGACTGGGGCACCGGCCGCAACAGGAACAGGGGCGGGGCGCTCGGCGCGATCGCACGGGTGGATGGACAGGATGTCCCGCCCGAGGAGTACGACGCAAGCATATCCTCCATGTACACGAGGCTCGAGAGCCAGATGCAGGCCGCGGGCCACCCCGACCCCCAGTCGGAGCTGTCTGCCATGTCGTACAGGATCCAGGATGCCGCCTTCGACGAGATGGTGGACAACCGGCTCCGCGACGCCTATCTGCGCAGGATCCGCTGGAGCATGCCCGACGAGGTGTCTGGCGAGGCATACATAAGGGCCATCCTCGAGATGATGGGCACCACCGACGTAGATGCCGCCTGGCGGCAGTTCTCGGAGACACCCGGGTTCCAGTCGCAGTTCTACCAGAACGTGCTGCAGATGAGGGCGGCCATGTTCCCGGCCGCCGGCCGCATGCAGAACATGGCTCCGCGGGCCGAACTGTCGTACTTCATCGCATCCTCGTACATGCCCGTCACGGCCAGGTTCGTGGCATTCCGGGCCACCCCCCCGATCCCGGGCCCCGAGGAGCTCAGGTCCTTCTACGACTCGCACGCCGAGCTCTTCACCTATCCGCCCAACGCCAGGGTCAGATATGCCGTGATCGCAGTGCAGCCCGGCTCTTCGGACATCGAAACCGCGCAGGGTGTCGTGGATTCGCTCGCCATGTCCCAGTCCTCCCCCGACACGATGCTGATCACCCGCGGCAACATGCTCGCCTTCATGGGAGCGGATTCCATCCCGCCGGCCGGCAGCCTCTCGCAGGGGTTCACAGGCCTGTCGATGCGCGGAACCGGCGTGCCTTCCGCCCACAGGGTGATGATCACGTCGATCGCTCCTTCGTTGGAGGATCCGGGCGCCGGTGACACGCTCACCGTGCTCCACTGGGAGTCGCCGGTCCTGCCCGGCCGGGATGCGCTCTACGCGACCGTGCAGGGAGTCGAGGACAACATGTCCGGGCTGCTCGCCGGCTCCGTCCCGATGGCCGAATCCCTCATGGTGATGGACTGGGGCGAACTCTACATAGAGGAGAACGGGGCGCTGCCCGAAGGCATCCCGGAGGGCATGAGGGCCTTCGCGCTCGACACCGCCTGGGTGGACTCCATCGGGCCGGTCTTCTTCTCCCCCTCGTACAGGGGCGGCTATCCGGCCCTCATAGTGGCGAGGATGCTCGACAGGAACCTCGAAACGCGCCTCGTGCCGTTCGAGGAGGTCGAGTCGTCCGGCGAACTCCTGATGACGGCATATACCGCCGCCGCTGCGGAATCCTCGATGGCGGAGGCCTCGCGGGCCCTGGCGGAGATGGAGGCGTCCGGGGTCTCGCTCGGCATCTATGCCTCCGCCGAGTCGCTCCCGATAGGAACGACTCCGGAGTTCACCGCCCGGGATGTACGGAACGCCTCCCTGTCCGACCCGGAGTCCTACGGCGGACTGCTCGCCAGCGCCGACTTCGCCCTGGCCGCACTGACCGAGCCCCTCCTCACCCCGATAGGGCCGTTCAGGACGGGCGGTGGCGCCATGATCGCCGAGATAGTGAGCAGAAACGAGCTGCCCATGCCCTCCGATCCGGCCGTTCTCGCCCCGATGTACCTCGGAGTGCAGACCGGACACGGTTCCCTGGCTGTCCTGAGCCTCCTGGACATCCTGAGGGAGGACGCATCGGTCGAGGATCTGAGGGCGGAATTCGAGCAGGCGCTCAGAGAGAGCAGGAACTCGCAGGAGCCCGAACCGGTGCTCCCGGCGGGATACTGATCTAGGTCCCTCCGCCGCCCTCCCTGAACAGGAGGGCCAGGAAGAACGGGCCCCCGAGAAGGGACATGACGATCCCGATCGGGATCTCCGCGGGCGCCGCGACCACCCTGGAGACGACATCGGCCAGGAGCAGCACCGCCATGCCGCCGAGCGCGGATGCGGGAAGCAGGACCCTGTTGTCCGATCCGGCGAACCTCCGCATGACATGCGGCACGATCAGCCCGACGAATCCTACCGGCCCGACCGCACCCACGGCTCCACCGGCCAGGAGCGAGGCGGCCAGCAGGAGGGCGTTCCTCTCCGTCCTCACTCTGACACCGCGCGAGGCGGCCAGGTCGTCGCCCATCGACAGCTGATTGAGGGTGCCCGACCTCGGAAGGGCCAGCGACAGCCCCAGCACGACGAACGGCAGGAGGAAGAGCGGAACTGCGCCGTCAACTGCCGCCAGGTCGCCCATCATCCACCTGATGATCTCCACCAGCCTGGAGGCGGGGCTGAAGTACTCCACCAGGAGGAGCAGGGAGGCCCCGACCAGGTTGACCGTGACTCCGGAGAGCAGCAGCCTGGAAGAATCACCCCCCCCGGAAGCCCTCGCAAGGGCCCAGACCGCGGCGGAGGCCGCAAGGGCGCCGGCCGATCCCGCTCCGAGGAACACGATGACCGGCATCATCGGCTCCAGGATTATGAGGGCCCCGGCGGCAAGGCTGGCGCCCGCGGAGATGCCGAGCGTATAGGGCGTGGCGAGGTCGTTCCGCAGCAGGCCCTGCAGGATGCAGCCGGAGACGGCAAGGGACGATCCGGCCAGCAGCGCGAGCGCGACCCTGGGGATCCTCAGCCTGAGTGCGAGCGCATCGTCCGGGAATCCGAGGGGGCCGCAGGAGAGCGAGAGAAGGACTCCGAAGAGGACCAGCAGGGCGAGGCTGATCCAGAGAAGGGGCCGTCCGCCGGTCTTCACGCCTCGCCCACGAGCAGCGGCACGACCGAGAACCCGCCGTACCCGTCCTGCGAAACCGCGAGGTCGACCCCGAACACGTCGCTCAGGATCTCCCCCGTACAGACCGACGGCGGAGGTCCGAAGGCCCTGGAGCCCCCTCCGGCGACAGCCAGCACGCTCGTGGCGAACCTGCCTGCTATGCCTATCTCGTGAGTGCTGGCCAGTACCGACACGCCCATCGTCCCGAGGCGCCCCAGCAGCTTCCAGACGTCTATCTGATGACGGAAGTCGAGGGAGGCGGCGGGCTCGTCGAGGAGCAGGAGAACCGGTTTCTGGGCAAGTGCGGAGGCCAGCATCACGAGGCGCCTCTCCCCTCCCGAGAGCTCGCAGAAGGGCCGTCCCGCCAGACCCGCCACCCCGGTCAGATCCATGCACTCCTCCGCGATACCGAGATCGACGGCGCTGTCGGGGCTCCAGGGCTGCCTGTGGGGATGCCTGCCCAGGAGGACGGTCTCCAGCACGGTCAGGCGGCTGCCGTGGTTGTACTCCTGCGGGAGGAACGAGGCCAGCCTGGCCATCTCGGGCCTCGTGAGGGCCCTCGAATCGGAACCTGCGATGGTGACCCGGCCCGACATCAGGGTGCCGAGGTTCAGGATCGCCCTGAGGAGAGTGCTCTTGCCCGCGCCGTTGGGTCCTATCATGGCGCAGATGCCGCCCTCCTCGAGGCCGAAGGAGATGTCCGACAGGACGGCGTTCCCTCCATATCCGGCCGACAGGTCCTCGACGGTCAGACGCTGCACAGCGCGCCGATCCGCCTGGCGATGGCCGGCAGCCTGGAGCCCGGGATCATCATGAAATCGTCGAATGCGAAGACTATCATGCCGGGGGGCAGTTCGGCCGCCCCCCAGAACTCCCTCTCCGCGGTGACGATAGATGCGCTGTCACCGGCCATTCCGGGGAACAGGTGGAGTATGAACCCGGGCCTGAGCGCCAGGACGCCCTCCACCGAGACCGACGGGTAGGTTCCCGCATCGGGCGCCGCCAGGGAGAGGCCCATCCTCTGAAGGAGGCCCTCGTACCAGGTCCCGTGGCCCGCGAGGGTCATCATGCCGTCGCCGGGCTCGTGCCATACCACAACGGCCACGGAAGGCCCGCTGCCCCCGTTGGATTCGCGGATCGAATCGAGGGTCGAGGTCAGCCCGGCGCGGTATCCCGAGAGATCGGCCCCCCAGCCGGTTTCCAGGGATTCCACGGAAGCCAGGACATCCTCGAACGTGTCGAAGCTGAAGGCGTGGTATTCGGCCCCTATCAGGCCGCAGATCGACTGCAGCTCTGGATTCCTGCCGACGGAGAGCACATCCGTCGGATCGAGCACGGCCAGGGCCTCGGCCGAAGGGTCCAGATACCCGCCGAGCCTGGGCACCCCGTCGAGCGAGGGAGGCCACTCCGTGTACCTGTCCACGCCG is from Candidatus Fermentibacter sp. and encodes:
- a CDS encoding LysM peptidoglycan-binding domain-containing protein; translation: MIAAVLLASACSGTRIIDYRRSEVARDGGSITAVPLPGIIGGARSSVDWAPADEFPMTLADRSDITYRPDRFPGSPGIAKLVEKILQDEGVPRELAALPWIESSYQVGCYSSAGAAGPWQIMRGTGTQLDLRMDSEIDERYSWTASTRAAARYLQYLHGLFGSWGLALAAYNCGEGAVQRASSRGTTSLENLDLPGETRSFVPRFANALRAYQSVDMTGDSLAVIWAPPGLDLRLLAASAGIPPESLVMLNREFLNERTPSYGDGWEMIVPAQAASAAYSTAWTMDTGGYQVGEGDTWDSISLALGVENADLRAANPTASLVPGTRLVLPEPESIPVNVESGENEGYFYYTIRSGDTLSGIAQTVGASSAEVAGWNEMSRDAIIHPGQRILLRGTPPAGAGAAPAPAPSSAAQSADAGVTHTVVQGDTLWDLSIRYGVSVEQIQALNQMSGNNLRIGQVLVIRVVE
- a CDS encoding aspartate-semialdehyde dehydrogenase, which encodes MRIGVVGATGLVGREMARIVRDRFDLPASSFLAFASGSSEGRTVPYGDAEVRVSAFTDEAVGAGDFLLGATAAEAAGEWVPRAVARGAVVIDNSSRYRMDPGVPLVVTEVNPGAVPAGCRLIANPNCSTIQLVVALAPLAAAFDIEWAAVSTYQSVSGGGSPALAELEKEEKGLSGRSRGEMYHRNVLTSIGSLDGDLYCEEESKLSRETAKIIGKSFPVFPACARVPVRVGHLESVTIRFRERIEVSAVCGVLSGAPGVVLLGQGLAPAEVEGRDGVHVGRVRRSPSDGSVIQMWITADNVRKGAALNAVQILEMILGGRM
- a CDS encoding SurA N-terminal domain-containing protein, with protein sequence MLTWFRDNAKIFLIAIIVTFVVLIFVDWGTGRNRNRGGALGAIARVDGQDVPPEEYDASISSMYTRLESQMQAAGHPDPQSELSAMSYRIQDAAFDEMVDNRLRDAYLRRIRWSMPDEVSGEAYIRAILEMMGTTDVDAAWRQFSETPGFQSQFYQNVLQMRAAMFPAAGRMQNMAPRAELSYFIASSYMPVTARFVAFRATPPIPGPEELRSFYDSHAELFTYPPNARVRYAVIAVQPGSSDIETAQGVVDSLAMSQSSPDTMLITRGNMLAFMGADSIPPAGSLSQGFTGLSMRGTGVPSAHRVMITSIAPSLEDPGAGDTLTVLHWESPVLPGRDALYATVQGVEDNMSGLLAGSVPMAESLMVMDWGELYIEENGALPEGIPEGMRAFALDTAWVDSIGPVFFSPSYRGGYPALIVARMLDRNLETRLVPFEEVESSGELLMTAYTAAAAESSMAEASRALAEMEASGVSLGIYASAESLPIGTTPEFTARDVRNASLSDPESYGGLLASADFALAALTEPLLTPIGPFRTGGGAMIAEIVSRNELPMPSDPAVLAPMYLGVQTGHGSLAVLSLLDILREDASVEDLRAEFEQALRESRNSQEPEPVLPAGY
- a CDS encoding iron ABC transporter permease, which gives rise to MKTGGRPLLWISLALLVLFGVLLSLSCGPLGFPDDALALRLRIPRVALALLAGSSLAVSGCILQGLLRNDLATPYTLGISAGASLAAGALIILEPMMPVIVFLGAGSAGALAASAAVWALARASGGGDSSRLLLSGVTVNLVGASLLLLVEYFSPASRLVEIIRWMMGDLAAVDGAVPLFLLPFVVLGLSLALPRSGTLNQLSMGDDLAASRGVRVRTERNALLLAASLLAGGAVGAVGPVGFVGLIVPHVMRRFAGSDNRVLLPASALGGMAVLLLADVVSRVVAAPAEIPIGIVMSLLGGPFFLALLFREGGGGT
- a CDS encoding ABC transporter ATP-binding protein, whose product is MQRLTVEDLSAGYGGNAVLSDISFGLEEGGICAMIGPNGAGKSTLLRAILNLGTLMSGRVTIAGSDSRALTRPEMARLASFLPQEYNHGSRLTVLETVLLGRHPHRQPWSPDSAVDLGIAEECMDLTGVAGLAGRPFCELSGGERRLVMLASALAQKPVLLLLDEPAASLDFRHQIDVWKLLGRLGTMGVSVLASTHEIGIAGRFATSVLAVAGGGSRAFGPPPSVCTGEILSDVFGVDLAVSQDGYGGFSVVPLLVGEA